The following coding sequences lie in one Rutidosis leptorrhynchoides isolate AG116_Rl617_1_P2 chromosome 6, CSIRO_AGI_Rlap_v1, whole genome shotgun sequence genomic window:
- the LOC139851956 gene encoding dihydrolipoyl dehydrogenase, mitochondrial-like — translation MAMANLARRKATSLFNNTVISSDAIRYSFSLSSTFSRGFASGSDENDVVVVGGGPGGYVAAIKAAQLGLKTTCIEKRGALGGTCLNVGCIPSKALLHSSHMYHEAKTTFAKHGVKFDNVQVDLAEMMSQKDKAVSNLTKGIESLFKKNKVTYVKGHGKFVSPSEISVDTIDGENTVVKGKNIIIATGSDVKGLPGITIDEKRIVSSTGALALTDIPKKMIVIGAGYIGLEMGSVWARLGSEVTVVEFAPDIVPSMDGEIRKQFQRSLEKQKMKFKLKTKVVAVDTSADIIKLTIEPSAGGDQTVLEADVVLVSAGRSPYTSGLGLDHIGVETDKIGRIPVDKRFATNVKGVYAIGDVIPGPMLAHKAEEDGIACVEFIAGKEGHVDYDKVPGVCYTHPEVASVGKTEEQVKELGIAYTVGKFPMLGNSRAKSIDDAEGLVKIIAEKETDKVLGVHIMCSNAGELIHEAALALTYEASSEDIARTCHAHPTLSEAVKEAAMATYDKAIHI, via the exons ATGGCAATGGCGAATTTGGCCAGAAGAAAGGCCACCAGTCTCTTCAATAACACTGTAATCTCATCAGATGCAATTAGGTATTCGTTTTCACTTTCATCTACTTTCTCCAGAGGATTTGCTTCAGGATCTGATGAAAACGACGTCGTCGTCGTCGGCGGCGGTCCCGGTGGATACGTGGCGGCGATTAAGGCTGCTCAATTAGGGCTTAAAACTACTTGTATTGAAAAACGTGGTGCCCTAGGTGGTACTTGCCTTAACGTTGGTTGTATTCCTTCTAAG GCACTTCTTCATTCATCACACATGTACCATGAGGCCAAAACTACATTTGCCAAGCATGGTGTGAAGTTTGATAATGTTCAAGTGGATCTTGCTGAAATGATGAGTCAAAAAGATAAAGCTGTGTCAAATCTTACCAAAGGTATTGAAAGCCTGTTTAAGAAAAACAAAGTAACATATGTTAAGGGACATGGGAAGTTCGTCTCCCCTTCAGAAATTTCCGTCGACACCATCGACGGCGAAAACACCGTTGTCAAAGGCAAGAACATCATAATTGCCACTGGTTCTGATGTCAAAGGACTACCTGGGATCACAATTGACGAAAAGAGGATTGTATCATCAACTGGAGCTTTGGCTTTAACCGATATCCCTAAAAAAATGATTGTCATCGGGGCTGGTTACATAGGTTTAGAGATGGGTTCAGTGTGGGCCCGTCTTGGCTCAGAAGTCACAGTTGTTGAGTTTGCACCTGACATCGTCCCTTCAATGGACGGTGAGATCCGCAAGCAATTCCAACGGTCTCTTGAGAAGCAAAAAATGAAGTTCAAACTCAAAACCAAAGTGGTAGCAGTCGACACGTCAGCTGACATCATCAAATTAACCATCGAACCGTCTGCTGGTGGTGATCAAACTGTACTTGAAGCCGATGTTGTACTTGTTTCAGCGGGTCGAAGCCCATATACATCAGGGCTCGGTTTGGATCACATCGGTGTTGAAACGGATAAAATCGGACGAATTCCTGTAGACAAACGTTTCGCTACAAATGTAAAAGGTGTTTATGCCATTGGTGATGTCATCCCCGGGCCTATGTTGGCCCACAAAGCTGAAGAAGATGGTATTGCTTGTGTGGAGTTTATTGCAGGTAAAGAAGGACATGTGGACTATGATAAGGTGCCCGGGGTTTGTTACACGCATCCTGAGGTGGCGTCTGTTGGAAAAACCGAAGAACAGGTTAAGGAACTTGGAATAGCGTACACTGTAGGTAAATTCCCTATGTTGGGAAACAGTAGGGCCAAGTCGATTGATGATGCAGAAGGACTGGTTAAGATAATAGCTGAAAAAGAGACTGATAAGGTATTAGGTGTTCATATTATGTGTTCAAATGCAGGTGAGCTTATTCATGAGGCTGCGTTAGCGTTAACTTACGAGGCGTCAAGTGAGGATATTGCACGCACGTGTCATGCTCATCCTACGTTGAGTGAGGCTGTGAAGGAGGCTGCTATGGCTACTTATGATAAGGCCATTCACATATAG